A region of Ferruginibacter albus DNA encodes the following proteins:
- a CDS encoding TAT-variant-translocated molybdopterin oxidoreductase: MEKKYWQSFGELNHTESFEESNKNEFKEDLLPFEDVDTGMLDAKTPRRDFLKYLGFSTAAAMIAASCEMPVRKAVPYLHKSDEVVPGVANYYASTYINEGDAVPVVVKQRDGRPIKIEGNELSTITGGGTSAAVQASVLDLYDTTRLRFPLQKDGGTFKEVTTFDAFDKLVGDAIAGIGAKPVVLLTSTINSPSTLKLIEEFKAKFAGSRHVQYDAVSYSGMLLANEATHGKKAIPSYRFDNAKVIVSLAADFLGTWLSPVEFGHQYAQTKKIKGEKPELSRHIQFESNMSMTGSNADDRFAHKPSEKAAVALALLAKVSGGAEVSISDAKLKKGIDLAAEQLLAHKGEALVVSGSNDVNIQIVVNAINEAIGAYGKTIDWSVTSNYRAGIDADFEALVADMNSGAIGALFIQGVNPVYNYYAKDKFISGLKNVGVTVSFNATMDETTELVKYIAPSPHWLESWGDAEPKTGYYSILQPTIYPLFKTRPFQTSLLKWSGNNTSYDNYFKAYWISKLGSEDAYFKALQDGVIEPALLAAAVAAVASTTITFSNAKLAEATSKLSAEKVSGADTIELVLYQKIAMGTGNQANNPWLQELPDPITKVTWDNYAVISPALAEKLLGIDVVKNQRQGDAYEVHPEKPTIKVTLNNISRELPVLIIPGVHPSVIAVAVGYGRQSADDKNTSDYIGRAAAGAGFNAYPFVTYDGISRRYSSVVKAEKTGNTYIIAQTQVHGFTEGRPVIYETTLEEFIKNPEEVLKEPNEEREKLIPYGHTDFVKDATIYPQHDKPGIKWGMSIDLTTCTGCSACVVACTAENNVAVVGKSQVKAAHEMHWLRIDRYFTGDVENPDVVFQPMLCQHCDNAPCENVCPVAATNHSSEGLNQMAYNRCIGTRYCANNCPFKVRRFNWLDFTGADSFPDNQKPLMGSAENGLDPAVFQMNEDLTRMVLNPDVTVRSRGTMEKCSFCVQRLQDSKLQAKKAQDPSLVRNVKVACAQACSSGCITFGNVNDPESEVSKLRADKHRTFYVLEQLHVLPNVSYMAKIKNTDRKVTNEKAEA, translated from the coding sequence ATGGAAAAAAAATATTGGCAAAGTTTCGGAGAATTAAATCATACTGAATCCTTTGAGGAGTCGAACAAGAATGAGTTTAAGGAAGATCTATTGCCGTTTGAGGATGTAGATACCGGGATGCTGGATGCAAAAACACCACGTAGAGATTTCCTTAAATATTTAGGTTTCAGCACTGCCGCAGCAATGATTGCAGCAAGCTGCGAAATGCCTGTGCGTAAAGCAGTTCCTTATTTGCATAAGTCCGATGAGGTGGTTCCGGGTGTTGCTAACTATTATGCTTCTACTTATATTAATGAAGGCGATGCAGTTCCCGTTGTTGTAAAACAAAGAGATGGTCGTCCGATCAAGATAGAAGGAAATGAATTATCAACGATCACAGGAGGCGGTACCAGTGCGGCTGTTCAGGCTTCTGTGTTGGATCTATACGATACAACACGTTTACGTTTTCCTTTACAAAAAGATGGCGGTACATTTAAAGAAGTAACTACGTTTGATGCATTCGATAAATTGGTGGGTGATGCAATAGCTGGTATCGGGGCAAAGCCTGTAGTATTATTAACTTCTACTATCAACTCTCCCTCTACTTTAAAATTAATTGAAGAGTTTAAAGCAAAATTTGCCGGAAGCCGTCACGTACAATACGATGCGGTGAGCTACAGCGGTATGTTGTTGGCGAATGAAGCTACTCACGGTAAAAAAGCAATTCCTTCTTACCGTTTTGATAATGCAAAAGTAATTGTGAGCCTGGCGGCTGATTTCTTAGGCACCTGGTTAAGTCCTGTAGAATTCGGTCATCAATATGCACAAACTAAAAAGATAAAAGGCGAAAAGCCTGAATTAAGCCGCCATATTCAGTTTGAAAGCAACATGAGTATGACCGGTAGTAACGCAGATGATCGCTTTGCACACAAACCTTCTGAAAAAGCAGCGGTTGCTTTGGCTTTATTAGCTAAAGTAAGCGGCGGTGCAGAAGTAAGCATCAGCGATGCGAAGTTGAAAAAAGGAATTGATTTAGCTGCTGAACAATTATTAGCTCACAAAGGCGAAGCATTGGTAGTAAGCGGTAGCAACGATGTAAATATTCAGATAGTTGTAAACGCAATTAACGAAGCTATTGGTGCTTATGGCAAAACAATCGATTGGTCGGTAACCTCCAACTATCGTGCAGGCATAGACGCAGATTTTGAAGCGTTGGTTGCAGACATGAATTCCGGCGCTATCGGTGCGTTGTTCATTCAAGGTGTTAATCCTGTTTATAATTATTACGCAAAAGATAAATTCATCAGCGGACTTAAAAATGTTGGTGTAACTGTTTCGTTCAATGCAACGATGGATGAAACAACGGAGCTGGTAAAATACATTGCTCCTTCTCCTCATTGGTTGGAAAGCTGGGGCGATGCTGAACCTAAAACCGGTTATTACAGCATTCTTCAGCCAACAATTTACCCTTTATTTAAAACGCGTCCATTCCAGACTTCTTTATTAAAATGGAGTGGTAACAATACCAGCTACGACAATTATTTCAAAGCATATTGGATCAGCAAATTAGGTAGTGAAGATGCTTACTTTAAAGCATTGCAGGATGGTGTGATTGAACCAGCATTGCTTGCTGCTGCAGTAGCAGCCGTTGCTTCTACAACAATCACTTTCAGCAATGCAAAATTGGCTGAAGCAACTTCTAAATTGAGCGCTGAAAAAGTTAGCGGTGCAGATACTATTGAATTGGTATTGTATCAAAAAATTGCAATGGGAACCGGTAACCAGGCAAATAACCCTTGGTTACAAGAGTTGCCAGACCCAATCACTAAAGTAACCTGGGATAACTATGCTGTTATAAGCCCTGCATTGGCAGAAAAATTATTAGGCATTGATGTTGTAAAAAATCAACGCCAGGGAGATGCTTATGAAGTACATCCAGAAAAGCCAACGATCAAGGTTACACTAAATAATATTTCAAGAGAATTGCCGGTGTTGATCATTCCGGGAGTTCATCCAAGTGTAATCGCAGTGGCTGTTGGTTATGGTCGTCAAAGTGCAGATGATAAAAACACGAGTGACTATATAGGAAGAGCAGCTGCAGGTGCAGGTTTTAACGCTTATCCTTTTGTAACGTATGATGGGATCAGTCGCCGTTACTCCTCTGTAGTAAAAGCAGAAAAAACAGGCAACACTTATATTATTGCTCAAACACAAGTGCATGGCTTTACAGAAGGTCGCCCTGTTATTTACGAAACTACTTTAGAAGAGTTTATCAAAAACCCTGAAGAAGTTTTAAAAGAACCAAATGAAGAAAGAGAAAAATTAATTCCTTACGGACATACAGATTTTGTAAAAGATGCTACCATTTATCCTCAGCACGATAAGCCGGGAATTAAATGGGGTATGAGTATCGATTTAACTACCTGTACAGGATGTAGCGCCTGCGTAGTGGCTTGTACCGCTGAAAATAACGTAGCAGTTGTAGGAAAATCGCAGGTAAAGGCTGCGCACGAAATGCATTGGTTACGTATTGATCGTTACTTTACCGGTGATGTTGAAAATCCGGATGTGGTGTTCCAGCCAATGTTGTGTCAGCATTGCGATAATGCACCTTGCGAAAACGTTTGCCCGGTAGCCGCTACCAACCACAGCAGTGAAGGATTAAACCAAATGGCTTATAACCGTTGTATCGGTACAAGATATTGCGCTAACAACTGCCCGTTCAAAGTTCGTCGCTTTAACTGGTTAGATTTCACCGGCGCTGATAGTTTCCCTGATAACCAAAAACCGTTGATGGGTTCTGCAGAAAATGGATTAGATCCTGCAGTATTTCAGATGAACGAAGACCTAACAAGAATGGTATTGAATCCGGATGTTACCGTTCGTTCAAGAGGTACTATGGAAAAATGTTCTTTCTGCGTACAGCGTTTACAGGATAGTAAATTACAAGCGAAGAAAGCGCAGGATCCAAGCTTGGTTCGTAATGTAAAAGTAGCTTGTGCACAGGCTTGTAGCTCAGGTTGTATCACATTCGGCAATGTGAACGATCCCGAAAGTGAAGTATCGAAATTAAGAGCAGACAAGCATCGTACGTTCTACGTGTTGGAACAACTGCACGTACTCCCTAACGTTAGTTACATGGCGAAGATCAAGAATACGGATAGAAAAGTAACGAACGAAAAGGCAGAAGCTTAA
- the nrfD gene encoding NrfD/PsrC family molybdoenzyme membrane anchor subunit, which yields MSLLKYESQLREPLVDGEKTYHQVTEDIIRPIEAKPSRLWYVGFYISVALLMFGVYSIYREVTYGIGQWNLNKTIGWGWDITNFVWWVGIGHAGTLISAILLLFRQGWRTGVNRAAEAMTIFAVMCAGQFPIWHMGRVWMAFFVLPYPNTRGPLWVNFNSPLLWDVFAISTYFTVSLLFWYSGLIPDMATIRDRAKTKTRKLLYGIASFGWSGSTKHWQRHESLSLVLAGLSTPLVLSVHTIVSFDFATSVIPGWHTTIFPPYFVAGAIFSGFAMVQTLMIVLRKVFYLNDYITLGHIEAMNKVIVLTGSIVGIAYLTELFVAWYGQNPYEWWAFSQNRVNINSPYGWSYWLMMFCNVVSPQVFWSRKLRRNIPFTFFMSIIVNIGMWYERFVIIVTSTYRDYLPSSWSTYYSPSPYEIGFYLGTFGLFFTCFFLFAKYFPVIAVAEIKYVLKTSGENYKRKMTDIEKADAEKFYHDEVEHAH from the coding sequence ATGTCATTATTAAAATACGAATCGCAATTAAGGGAACCGTTGGTAGATGGCGAGAAAACCTATCACCAGGTAACGGAAGACATTATACGTCCGATTGAGGCAAAGCCAAGCCGTTTGTGGTATGTTGGTTTTTACATTAGTGTGGCATTGCTGATGTTTGGAGTGTATAGTATTTATCGTGAGGTTACTTATGGTATCGGTCAGTGGAACCTTAATAAAACCATCGGTTGGGGTTGGGATATTACCAACTTCGTTTGGTGGGTTGGTATTGGTCACGCCGGTACGTTGATCTCTGCGATTCTATTATTATTCCGCCAGGGTTGGAGAACAGGTGTGAACAGAGCTGCGGAAGCGATGACAATTTTTGCGGTAATGTGTGCGGGTCAGTTCCCGATCTGGCATATGGGTCGTGTATGGATGGCATTTTTCGTATTACCTTATCCAAACACCCGCGGTCCTTTGTGGGTTAACTTTAACTCACCATTACTTTGGGACGTGTTTGCGATCTCTACTTATTTCACTGTATCATTATTGTTCTGGTATAGTGGTTTGATTCCTGATATGGCAACCATCCGCGACAGGGCTAAAACTAAAACACGTAAATTATTATACGGTATCGCTTCATTTGGTTGGAGCGGAAGTACCAAACACTGGCAACGTCATGAGAGTTTATCATTGGTGTTAGCGGGGTTGAGTACTCCACTTGTATTATCGGTGCATACGATCGTATCTTTTGACTTTGCCACTTCAGTAATTCCTGGTTGGCATACAACTATCTTCCCTCCTTATTTTGTGGCGGGTGCGATCTTTAGTGGATTTGCAATGGTGCAAACATTGATGATCGTATTACGTAAAGTTTTTTATCTGAATGATTATATCACATTGGGTCATATCGAAGCAATGAATAAGGTTATTGTATTAACCGGTTCTATTGTGGGTATTGCCTACTTAACCGAGTTGTTTGTTGCATGGTACGGACAAAATCCTTACGAATGGTGGGCATTCAGCCAAAACCGTGTAAACATCAACAGTCCTTACGGATGGAGCTATTGGTTAATGATGTTCTGTAACGTGGTTTCTCCGCAAGTATTCTGGAGCCGTAAGCTGAGAAGAAATATTCCTTTTACTTTCTTCATGAGTATTATTGTAAACATCGGTATGTGGTACGAACGTTTTGTGATCATCGTTACATCTACGTATCGTGATTATTTACCATCATCGTGGAGCACGTACTATAGTCCTTCTCCTTATGAAATAGGATTTTATCTAGGAACGTTCGGATTGTTCTTTACTTGTTTCTTCTTATTTGCTAAATACTTCCCTGTAATTGCAGTGGCGGAAATTAAGTATGTATTGAAAACAAGCGGTGAGAACTATAAGCGTAAAATGACGGATATTGAAAAAGCGGATGCAGAGAAGTTTTATCATGACGAAGTAGAACATGCTCATTAG
- a CDS encoding DUF3341 domain-containing protein: MAGGIKKFVVGSFDDEKVLFPAVKNARKSGYKIHDVYTPFAVHGLDHAMGLRETSLHTAGFFYAITGTTTALSGISWILAKDWPLNIGGKPHFSLPAWIPITFELTVLFSAVGMVLTFCYLCQIAPFVKKHVFSSRATDDAFVMVIECTDKTNDVEVQSFLQNAGASDVNVQTVESGWWIGTYDKEQKLYKEYEPGY, from the coding sequence ATGGCTGGTGGAATTAAAAAATTTGTGGTAGGAAGCTTTGATGATGAAAAGGTATTGTTCCCTGCGGTAAAAAATGCCCGCAAGTCAGGATACAAAATACACGATGTGTATACGCCTTTTGCTGTTCACGGTTTAGACCACGCAATGGGCTTACGTGAAACAAGCTTACACACTGCCGGTTTCTTTTACGCTATTACCGGAACAACTACTGCGTTAAGTGGTATCAGCTGGATATTGGCAAAAGACTGGCCGTTAAACATTGGCGGTAAGCCACACTTTTCTTTACCGGCGTGGATTCCTATTACGTTTGAGTTAACGGTATTGTTCTCTGCAGTAGGTATGGTATTGACGTTTTGTTATTTGTGCCAGATAGCGCCATTTGTAAAAAAGCACGTGTTTAGCTCAAGAGCTACCGATGATGCATTTGTTATGGTTATTGAATGCACCGATAAAACAAACGATGTAGAAGTACAAAGCTTTTTACAAAATGCAGGAGCGTCAGATGTAAATGTTCAAACAGTAGAATCAGGCTGGTGGATCGGAACATACGATAAAGAACAAAAACTATACAAAGAATACGAGCCGGGATATTAA
- a CDS encoding c-type cytochrome, with product MKRITFLTAIIIGVIVTVTSCDSKKEPGKVYMPDMAYSRAVETYAGLDSAVFMDDTAELGHKIFYNRLPVDSTIRRGHDDDFPFLAPPPTADANGKIDSTGYRVSESIKNPLPPLVTKDSIEAARLFNINCAVCHGAKAEANGPVAAKIGGVKSIMSAAATYSDGHIYYIMTYGQGNMGSYASQLDRKQRWMIIQFIRSLQPKPEAKPVADSAAVTKK from the coding sequence ATGAAACGAATTACTTTTTTAACAGCTATTATAATTGGAGTTATTGTTACGGTAACGAGTTGTGATAGTAAGAAGGAGCCTGGCAAAGTATATATGCCTGATATGGCTTATAGCCGTGCGGTAGAAACGTACGCCGGTTTAGACTCTGCTGTTTTTATGGATGATACTGCTGAATTAGGTCATAAAATATTTTATAATCGTTTACCGGTAGATAGCACTATCAGAAGAGGGCATGATGATGATTTTCCTTTCTTAGCACCTCCTCCAACAGCCGATGCAAATGGTAAAATAGATTCTACAGGATACAGAGTAAGCGAAAGCATTAAAAATCCTTTACCTCCTTTGGTAACAAAAGATAGCATTGAAGCAGCCCGCTTGTTTAATATTAATTGTGCGGTTTGTCATGGTGCAAAAGCAGAAGCAAACGGACCGGTGGCTGCAAAAATCGGTGGTGTAAAAAGTATAATGAGCGCTGCCGCAACTTACAGCGATGGGCATATTTATTATATAATGACCTACGGACAGGGAAACATGGGAAGCTATGCTTCGCAATTGGATAGAAAGCAACGTTGGATGATCATACAATTCATTCGTTCGTTGCAACCAAAGCCTGAAGCAAAGCCAGTAGCGGACAGCGCAGCAGTAACTAAAAAATAA
- a CDS encoding quinol:cytochrome C oxidoreductase, producing MSNHSFELPAGYKKWTIGLIVAGVIALLYGAIAYHPFGHSEGITDSTRFWAVLLQNSVFWLLIVNASMFFICITTLAWGGWQVAFRRVPEAISSVLPVLGIIAFVVLMAIVWGGHHDIYHWTDNEVYNKSSSLYDKILDGKHGFLNPKFFTIWSVITIGLWWFLGQKMRSLSLESDKGGPMDYETAKKWNITNITYGSAYLIFFGLTVGSTIPWLWLMSIDAHWYSTMFSWYTFASSFVSGLSLMALFVIFLKNRGQLEYVTDEHLHDIGKFMFAFSIFWTYLWFSQYMLIWYANIPEETGYFKIRVQGPFRGIFFLNLIINFICPILILMKKGSKRNWTLMTFMAVLIIFGHWIDFWQMVMPGTLKENAHLSFFEFGIGALFVGIIMWRVGVYLTKNPLLAKNHPFLKESIIHHT from the coding sequence ATGAGTAATCATTCATTCGAATTACCGGCAGGATATAAAAAGTGGACGATAGGCCTTATAGTTGCCGGTGTTATAGCCTTGTTATACGGGGCAATAGCATACCATCCATTTGGTCATTCCGAAGGGATAACGGACAGCACACGCTTTTGGGCAGTGTTATTACAAAACAGTGTGTTTTGGCTATTAATAGTAAATGCAAGCATGTTCTTTATTTGTATTACTACTTTAGCATGGGGCGGATGGCAGGTTGCTTTTCGTCGTGTGCCGGAAGCGATTTCGAGTGTATTACCTGTATTAGGCATTATTGCTTTTGTGGTATTGATGGCAATTGTTTGGGGAGGGCATCACGATATTTATCATTGGACAGATAATGAAGTGTATAATAAAAGCTCTTCGCTTTACGATAAAATATTGGATGGTAAACACGGCTTTTTAAATCCAAAATTCTTTACCATCTGGTCGGTTATTACAATTGGATTATGGTGGTTTTTAGGACAAAAAATGCGTAGCCTTAGTTTGGAAAGTGACAAAGGCGGCCCAATGGATTATGAAACAGCTAAGAAATGGAACATTACTAATATTACTTACGGATCTGCTTATCTTATATTTTTTGGTTTAACAGTAGGTTCAACCATTCCCTGGTTATGGCTAATGAGCATTGATGCACATTGGTACAGCACCATGTTTAGCTGGTATACTTTTGCGAGCTCATTTGTATCTGGTTTATCATTGATGGCATTGTTTGTTATCTTCTTAAAAAACAGGGGACAACTAGAATATGTTACAGACGAGCATTTACATGATATAGGTAAATTCATGTTTGCATTCTCTATTTTCTGGACATACTTATGGTTCTCTCAATACATGTTGATATGGTATGCGAACATACCGGAAGAAACAGGATACTTTAAAATAAGAGTGCAGGGTCCTTTCCGTGGAATATTCTTCCTGAACCTGATCATCAACTTTATTTGCCCGATCTTGATATTAATGAAGAAAGGCTCTAAACGTAACTGGACATTAATGACGTTCATGGCCGTATTGATCATATTCGGACACTGGATAGATTTCTGGCAAATGGTAATGCCTGGCACATTAAAAGAAAATGCTCATTTATCATTCTTTGAATTTGGTATCGGTGCTTTGTTTGTAGGTATTATAATGTGGAGAGTGGGTGTGTATTTAACAAAGAATCCATTGTTGGCAAAAAATCATCCTTTCTTAAAAGAAAGTATAATACACCATACCTAA
- a CDS encoding cytochrome c oxidase subunit II, translating into MTGILLVAIIVMIFVIIFQISKASEYVSVLKGEETARKQNNKINAFLMITFLILGLIGVWVCNDFYYGKTLFVQGSASEQGKKIDLMLYITIGVTGVVFVITQVLLFWFAFKYQEKDNRKAFYFPHNNKLELLWTTVPAIFLTVLVVFGLKYWFKMTGPAPDNAVEVEVTGHQFGWEFRYPGPDGILGHKDYKLTQGANSLGIDFSDKASLDDIHVGGTMHIPVGKPIKLVINSQDVIHDVGLSHFRMKMDAVPGIPTTLWFTPLYTTEQMKKRTGNPNFAYEISCDQMCGKGHFSMRGVIIVESEEEYKKWLAQQTPEYYTVYPEKKPPVPAAPADSTEKGKTAMLSATK; encoded by the coding sequence ATGACAGGAATTTTGTTAGTAGCGATTATTGTGATGATATTCGTTATCATCTTTCAAATCTCGAAGGCGAGCGAATACGTTAGTGTTTTAAAAGGAGAAGAAACAGCTCGTAAACAAAACAACAAGATCAATGCTTTTTTGATGATCACATTTTTGATCCTGGGTTTGATCGGTGTTTGGGTATGCAATGATTTTTACTATGGTAAAACATTATTTGTACAAGGGTCTGCTTCTGAACAAGGAAAGAAAATTGATCTGATGCTGTACATTACCATTGGCGTAACCGGGGTGGTATTTGTAATTACGCAGGTATTGCTTTTCTGGTTTGCGTTTAAATACCAGGAAAAAGATAATCGCAAAGCATTTTATTTTCCTCATAACAACAAGCTGGAATTATTATGGACAACCGTTCCTGCTATTTTCTTAACGGTACTGGTAGTATTTGGTTTAAAGTATTGGTTTAAGATGACGGGTCCGGCACCTGATAATGCAGTTGAAGTGGAAGTTACAGGGCACCAGTTTGGATGGGAATTTCGTTATCCCGGACCTGATGGAATATTAGGTCATAAAGATTATAAATTAACACAAGGAGCAAATAGCTTAGGTATTGATTTTAGTGATAAAGCAAGCTTAGATGATATTCACGTTGGCGGAACAATGCACATACCTGTTGGCAAACCAATTAAATTAGTTATCAATTCACAGGATGTAATTCATGATGTCGGGTTGTCACATTTCAGAATGAAAATGGATGCGGTTCCCGGTATTCCAACTACGCTTTGGTTTACTCCTTTGTATACTACAGAACAAATGAAGAAAAGGACCGGCAATCCTAATTTTGCTTACGAGATCAGTTGCGATCAGATGTGTGGTAAGGGCCACTTCTCTATGAGGGGTGTAATTATTGTAGAATCAGAAGAAGAGTATAAAAAATGGTTGGCTCAGCAAACCCCGGAATACTACACGGTATATCCGGAAAAGAAACCACCAGTGCCTGCAGCACCTGCAGACAGTACAGAAAAAGGTAAAACAGCGATGCTGTCTGCAACTAAATAA
- a CDS encoding cytochrome c oxidase subunit I: protein MSNAATLHATDAHHGHDDAHHEHHHHETFITKYVFSQDHKMISKQFLITGIIWAIIGGLFSVLFRLQLGYPESTFPWLEDILGHWAKGGKISPEFYYALVTMHGTILVFFVLTAGLSGTFANFLIPLQVGARDMASPMLNMLSYWFFFLASIIMFSSLFVETGPAAGGWTIYPPLSALGEASIGSKIGMDLWLVSMAMFIVSSLLGGLNYISTILNLRTKGMSMTRMPLTIWALFFTAVLGVLSFPVLLSGAILLLFDRNLGTSFYLSDIVVNGKILPNEGGSPILFQHLFWFLGHPEVYIILLPAMGMSSEILATHSRKPIFGYMAMVGSLFAIAILAFLVWAHHMFVTGLNPFLGAFFVLLTLLIAVPSAIKVFNWLTTLWRGNIRFTPPMMFAIGFVSLFISGGLTGIFLGNSALDIHLHDTYFVIAHFHIVMGVASFFGMFAGVYHWFPKMYGRYLNNTMGYIHFWVTIIGAYLIFWPMHYEGLAGMPRRYYDYSGWESFKMFAGLNQFISFVAMIVFATQLLFVFNFFYSIFKGRKVTTPNPWGSNTLEWTTPIRPGHGNWPGEIPEVFRGAYDYAKDGKEFIPQNVPIGADESESH from the coding sequence ATGAGTAACGCGGCTACATTACATGCAACAGATGCACATCACGGACACGATGATGCGCATCACGAACATCACCATCACGAAACGTTTATTACCAAATACGTTTTCAGCCAGGATCATAAAATGATCTCTAAACAATTCTTAATAACCGGTATTATCTGGGCTATTATTGGTGGATTGTTTTCGGTGTTGTTTCGTTTGCAATTAGGTTATCCTGAATCTACTTTCCCTTGGTTGGAAGATATTTTGGGACATTGGGCAAAAGGAGGAAAGATTTCTCCTGAGTTCTATTATGCGTTGGTTACCATGCACGGAACCATATTGGTATTCTTTGTATTAACAGCCGGCTTAAGCGGAACCTTTGCTAACTTTTTAATTCCTTTACAGGTGGGTGCAAGAGATATGGCTTCACCCATGTTGAATATGTTGAGCTATTGGTTTTTCTTTTTGGCATCTATCATCATGTTCTCTTCTTTATTTGTAGAAACAGGTCCTGCAGCAGGCGGTTGGACGATCTATCCTCCGTTGAGTGCATTAGGAGAAGCATCAATAGGATCTAAAATTGGTATGGACTTGTGGCTGGTAAGTATGGCAATGTTTATTGTAAGTTCTTTATTAGGTGGTTTGAATTATATCTCTACCATTCTTAACCTTCGTACAAAAGGAATGAGCATGACGAGAATGCCATTAACTATTTGGGCTTTGTTCTTTACGGCTGTATTAGGAGTGTTATCTTTTCCTGTATTATTATCAGGTGCAATTTTATTATTGTTTGATAGAAATCTAGGTACGAGTTTTTATTTAAGTGATATAGTAGTTAATGGTAAAATATTGCCGAATGAAGGCGGTAGCCCTATTTTATTCCAGCACTTATTCTGGTTCCTGGGTCACCCTGAAGTATATATCATCTTATTGCCTGCAATGGGAATGTCATCAGAAATATTAGCAACACATAGCCGTAAACCTATCTTTGGTTATATGGCGATGGTAGGTTCTTTATTTGCTATTGCGATATTGGCTTTCTTGGTATGGGCACATCATATGTTCGTAACAGGGTTGAATCCATTCTTAGGAGCATTCTTTGTATTATTAACACTATTAATTGCGGTTCCATCTGCCATTAAAGTATTTAACTGGTTAACTACCTTATGGCGAGGGAATATTCGGTTTACGCCGCCAATGATGTTTGCCATTGGTTTTGTGAGCTTATTTATCAGTGGTGGTTTAACCGGTATCTTCCTGGGTAACTCCGCTTTAGATATTCATTTGCACGATACATACTTTGTTATTGCACATTTCCATATTGTAATGGGTGTGGCATCCTTCTTTGGAATGTTTGCAGGCGTATATCATTGGTTCCCTAAAATGTATGGCCGTTATTTAAATAATACCATGGGATATATCCATTTCTGGGTAACGATCATCGGTGCTTATTTGATCTTCTGGCCAATGCATTACGAAGGATTAGCAGGTATGCCTCGCCGTTATTACGATTATTCAGGATGGGAATCATTTAAAATGTTTGCAGGATTGAACCAGTTCATCAGCTTTGTTGCGATGATCGTGTTTGCTACGCAATTGTTGTTTGTATTTAATTTCTTCTATAGCATTTTTAAAGGAAGAAAAGTTACTACTCCTAATCCATGGGGTTCAAATACATTGGAGTGGACAACACCTATTCGTCCGGGTCACGGAAACTGGCCGGGTGAAATACCTGAAGTATTCCGTGGGGCTTATGATTATGCGAAAGACGGAAAAGAATTTATTCCGCAAAATGTACCTATTGGTGCAGATGAGAGCGAAAGCCATTAA